The DNA segment TTGAATTATTCGTAACCCGCCATTCAGCAGGCAGGGAGGATCGTCCGGAGAAATCTGTTGAAAAAATATGCTCAGAACAAACTGAGGTGCAAAGCAAAAAAATACTCATCAGCACAACCGCATTAATCTTATTCATAAGTACACCTTTCAGTTCAATTTTAAATTTTGATTATCAAAAGGATAATAAAACCGATTTAATTTACAGAGTGCATTGTTTTGCCAAAATTAGTATTTTTTTGCTTCATGTTTTATTTTATTTACTTTTTACACAGCATTATATTTTATAATCTACGATAGATTATCGTTGCACCTTAAATCAGTTTCAGGAGTCGTTTTATGGATCCTTTTTTGCTCAAAAATATTGAATCTATGCAATACGGGCATATGACCTTTCGAGAGCATCGCATTTCGCATTTAAAAAATCTTTTTATTCCGCACTGCGGACATACTCTGATTAGCAGTTCACGCTACCATTTTAACCTGCGTACCCGCGAGCCTGGGCAATCCATTTTCCAGTATACGATCAGTGGAACAGGAAAACTGAAACGCAAAGGAGTTCTGCATACCATCACTGCAGAAGATGCGTTTATTCTGACCTCTCCGGATATTTCCGAGTATTATTTTGAAGAAGGTAGCAACCCATGGCACATTATTTTTATTACATTAAAAGGCAACATCTTTCTGCCGGCGTGGAAATTATTCATTAAACAATACGGACCGGTTATGCATATTCCTTCATCTCATCCAATTCTCCACCGGGCAGCCTTTATTATCCAGCAGGCATATGCCGGTCGTATCAATACTCCGGAGGAAATTGCACATGCTGCATCCAGCTTTGGTTTTTCTTTTATTGAATATATGCAGAACCGCTTCGCCAATAAAAAAATTCCAATTGGCATTCAGCGCGCGATTAATTTCTGCCAAGCCAATCTGCGCAAGCCGCTCACACTGCCGCAGC comes from the Kiritimatiellales bacterium genome and includes:
- a CDS encoding AraC family transcriptional regulator; translation: MDPFLLKNIESMQYGHMTFREHRISHLKNLFIPHCGHTLISSSRYHFNLRTREPGQSIFQYTISGTGKLKRKGVLHTITAEDAFILTSPDISEYYFEEGSNPWHIIFITLKGNIFLPAWKLFIKQYGPVMHIPSSHPILHRAAFIIQQAYAGRINTPEEIAHAASSFGFSFIEYMQNRFANKKIPIGIQRAINFCQANLRKPLTLPQLASIAGCSTWHFAREFKKWTSFPPGQYIEKQRIGHAVELLRYSDKNITEIAAACGYGSANYFARAFRRVTNSSPLEFRHKNIPE